In Hyphomicrobiales bacterium, the following are encoded in one genomic region:
- a CDS encoding carbon monoxide dehydrogenase: protein MGVEGIGARVTRKEDKRFITGRGRYTDDMVVPGMCHAAFVRSPHAHAKILSIDTSAAETMPGVIGVLNGTQLQGDGIGNLICGWMIHSKDGSPMNMGAWPALATDRVRHVGQAIAVVVAETRAEARDAAEAVVVEYEELDAVVDAVAAMADGAPQLHPEAPGNMIYDWEIGDSSAVDAAISSAAHVTKMEIVNNRLVPNAMEPRAALGVYDAAEEHYTCYTTSQNPHVARLVMSAFYQVAPEHKLRVIAPDVGGGFGSKIYIYPEEIVCLWASKRTGVPVKWVADRTESFMTDAHGRDHVTHVEMAFDADNKMTALKVDTVANFGAYMSLFSSAVPTYLYATLLSGQYAIPAIHCNVRAIYTNTVPVDAYRGAGRPEATYVLERIVETAARELDVTPADLRRTNFIRTFPYQTPVIMAYDAGDYDASLDAALAAADADGFEARRAEAKARGKLRGMGLSCYIEACGIAPSQAVGSLGAGVGLWESAEVRVNPVGTVEVLTGSHSHGQGHETTFAQLVNERFGLPVENVQIVHGDTDKVQFGMGTYGSRSGAVGMSAIVKALDKVEAKAKKIAAHLMEASEGDIVIEGGEVKVAGTDKKLLWHEVCLAAYTAHNLPEGMEPGLKEGAFYDPSNFTFPAGSYVCEVEVDPDTGKTEIVQFVAADDFGTIINPMIVEGQVHGGIAQGIGQAMLEGCAYDAESGQILTASYMDYTMPRADDLPSFRVMTTETICPGNPLGMKGCGEAGAIGSPPAVINAITDAIGNNNLNMPATPLAVWKALRSA, encoded by the coding sequence ATGGGTGTTGAAGGGATTGGTGCGCGCGTCACCCGCAAGGAAGACAAGCGCTTCATCACCGGCCGCGGCCGGTATACCGACGATATGGTCGTGCCGGGCATGTGCCATGCCGCCTTCGTGCGCAGCCCGCACGCGCACGCTAAAATCCTGTCGATCGACACGTCGGCTGCTGAAACCATGCCGGGCGTCATCGGCGTCCTCAACGGCACGCAGCTTCAGGGCGACGGCATCGGCAATCTGATCTGCGGCTGGATGATCCATTCCAAGGACGGCTCGCCGATGAACATGGGCGCCTGGCCGGCGCTCGCCACCGACCGGGTCCGCCATGTCGGTCAGGCAATCGCCGTCGTCGTCGCCGAGACCCGCGCCGAAGCGCGCGATGCGGCCGAAGCCGTCGTCGTCGAATATGAAGAGCTCGACGCCGTGGTCGACGCGGTCGCCGCGATGGCCGATGGCGCGCCGCAGCTTCATCCCGAAGCCCCCGGCAACATGATCTACGACTGGGAGATCGGCGACAGCTCTGCCGTCGACGCGGCCATTTCGAGCGCCGCCCACGTCACCAAAATGGAGATCGTCAACAACCGCCTGGTGCCGAACGCGATGGAACCGCGCGCCGCACTTGGCGTCTATGACGCGGCCGAAGAGCACTACACCTGCTACACCACGAGCCAGAACCCGCATGTGGCGCGGCTCGTCATGAGCGCCTTCTATCAGGTCGCGCCCGAGCACAAGCTGCGGGTCATCGCGCCCGATGTCGGTGGCGGTTTCGGCTCCAAGATCTACATCTACCCCGAAGAGATCGTCTGCCTGTGGGCCTCCAAGCGCACCGGCGTGCCGGTCAAGTGGGTCGCCGACCGCACCGAAAGCTTCATGACCGACGCCCATGGCCGCGACCACGTCACCCACGTGGAAATGGCCTTCGACGCCGACAACAAGATGACGGCGCTGAAGGTCGACACGGTGGCCAATTTCGGCGCCTACATGTCGCTGTTCTCAAGCGCCGTGCCGACCTATCTCTACGCCACGCTCTTGTCGGGCCAGTACGCCATCCCGGCGATCCACTGCAATGTGCGGGCGATCTACACCAACACCGTCCCGGTCGACGCCTATCGCGGCGCGGGCCGGCCGGAAGCGACCTACGTTCTGGAGCGCATCGTCGAGACCGCCGCGCGTGAACTCGACGTCACCCCGGCGGATCTGCGGCGCACCAACTTCATCCGCACCTTCCCCTACCAGACGCCGGTCATCATGGCCTATGACGCCGGCGACTACGACGCCTCGCTCGATGCGGCCCTTGCCGCAGCCGACGCGGACGGTTTCGAAGCCCGGCGGGCGGAAGCCAAGGCGCGCGGCAAGCTGCGTGGCATGGGCCTGTCCTGCTACATCGAGGCCTGCGGCATCGCGCCGAGCCAGGCGGTCGGCTCTCTCGGCGCCGGCGTCGGCCTGTGGGAATCGGCTGAAGTCCGGGTCAACCCGGTCGGCACGGTCGAGGTCCTCACTGGCTCGCACAGCCACGGCCAGGGTCACGAGACGACCTTCGCCCAGCTGGTCAACGAACGCTTCGGCCTGCCGGTCGAAAACGTCCAGATCGTCCATGGCGACACCGACAAGGTGCAGTTCGGCATGGGCACCTACGGCTCGCGTTCCGGCGCGGTCGGCATGTCGGCCATCGTCAAGGCGCTCGACAAGGTCGAGGCCAAGGCGAAGAAGATCGCCGCCCATTTGATGGAAGCCTCCGAGGGCGACATCGTCATCGAGGGCGGAGAGGTGAAGGTTGCCGGCACCGACAAGAAGCTGTTGTGGCACGAGGTCTGCCTCGCCGCCTACACCGCGCACAACCTGCCCGAGGGCATGGAGCCGGGTCTGAAGGAGGGCGCGTTCTACGACCCGTCCAACTTTACCTTCCCCGCCGGCTCCTATGTCTGCGAGGTCGAGGTCGATCCCGACACGGGCAAGACCGAGATCGTTCAGTTCGTTGCGGCCGACGACTTCGGCACCATCATCAATCCGATGATCGTTGAGGGTCAGGTCCATGGCGGTATCGCGCAAGGCATCGGCCAGGCCATGCTGGAAGGCTGCGCATATGATGCGGAGTCCGGCCAGATCCTGACCGCGTCCTACATGGACTACACCATGCCGCGTGCCGACGATCTGCCGTCGTTCCGCGTGATGACCACCGAGACCATCTGCCCGGGCAACCCGCTCGGCATGAAGGGCTGCGGTGAGGCCGGCGCCATTGGGTCGCCGCCCGCCGTCATCAACGCGATCACGGACGCCATCGGCAACAACAACCTGAACATGCCCGCCACGCCGCTTGCGGTCTGGA
- a CDS encoding carbon monoxide dehydrogenase — translation MASVTMTVNGRTVKRDVEDRTLLVDFIRGNVGLTGTHVGCDTSQCGACLVLVDGRAVKSCTMLAASADGSEVITVEGVASGDELHPVQAAFREHHGLQCGFCTPGMIISAIDMINRHGGNLDEATIRHELDGNICRCTGYHNIVKAIKAAADAMAPAAAAE, via the coding sequence ATGGCTTCAGTGACCATGACGGTAAATGGACGGACGGTTAAACGCGACGTGGAGGACCGCACGCTGCTGGTGGATTTCATCCGCGGCAATGTCGGCCTGACCGGCACCCATGTGGGCTGCGACACGTCGCAATGCGGTGCATGCCTCGTTCTGGTGGACGGCCGGGCGGTGAAGTCGTGCACCATGCTGGCGGCGTCTGCCGACGGTTCCGAGGTGATCACGGTCGAAGGCGTCGCCTCGGGTGATGAACTGCACCCGGTGCAGGCGGCGTTCCGCGAACACCACGGCCTGCAGTGCGGCTTCTGCACCCCGGGCATGATCATTTCGGCAATCGACATGATCAACCGTCATGGAGGCAACCTCGACGAGGCGACCATCCGCCACGAGCTGGACGGCAACATCTGTCGCTGCACCGGCTACCACAACATCGTCAAGGCGATCAAAGCGGCGGCCGATGCCATGGCTCCCGCCGCCGCTGCCGAATAA